One genomic region from Chthonomonas calidirosea T49 encodes:
- a CDS encoding flagellar protein FlgN, with protein sequence MPTTSPGHLATSLRKVLQRQLVLSQQLLELAKEQNAALVKNDIALLQQLNERQQTCLSEQEALERTRVEIACKLGKAFGLKGVPPLQQLLPHLTKSDQEALLALRGELFRVHDEITAVHERNRLLLRNGLNYIVFSLRLLTAAALQPARYGTNLNEVVTPSFYIDSKA encoded by the coding sequence ATGCCGACAACATCCCCTGGACACTTGGCAACAAGCCTGCGTAAGGTGCTGCAACGCCAACTTGTGCTGTCGCAGCAACTGCTCGAACTTGCCAAAGAGCAGAATGCCGCACTTGTGAAAAACGATATCGCCCTGCTGCAGCAGTTGAATGAGCGACAGCAGACCTGTCTAAGCGAACAAGAGGCGCTCGAGCGCACCCGTGTGGAGATCGCGTGCAAGTTGGGCAAGGCGTTTGGGCTAAAAGGGGTTCCGCCGCTGCAGCAGCTCTTACCGCATTTGACAAAATCCGACCAGGAGGCGCTGCTCGCACTGCGAGGGGAACTGTTTCGCGTGCATGACGAGATAACGGCCGTGCATGAGCGCAACCGCCTACTGCTTCGTAACGGCCTCAACTACATCGTCTTTAGTTTACGCCTGCTCACTGCGGCTGCACTTCAGCCAGCCCGCTATGGAACGAATCTTAATGAAGTGGTGACACCCAGTTTTTACATAGACAGCAAGGCCTAA
- the flgK gene encoding flagellar hook-associated protein FlgK yields the protein MPSSFFGLEIGYSALASSQIALDVVSNNVSNINTPGYARETVTFDETDPFTLPGLDSFSPGQLGTGTTITAINEVRDQFLDRQILAANSDQSAYNTLQQVLGQAQTAFSEPSSSGIGQQLTNFFNAFSNLAANPEDPGIRATVVNQAVTLTNAFHNVSNSLSQLLPNLNSRIQMDVQQLNSITTQIATLNHQIGVSIAAGQHPNDLIDKRSALLSQLSGLVNLQIVDEVNPQTGQPNGEIDVHVGGFTLVQGDTAEPLSYTSTSVGSANTLGLVDSQGNAIPLLGGEIYGLLKASAMVQGYQSQLDTLAYNLINAVNSIHQTGMGLDGSTGTLFFSSPPPPPGTGAAASISVNSAIIADPQKIAAASVPTPPNPLAPGNGDVASQIANLANTAVIGGASLNDYYNALISTIGSDTQTAQSQANNQQQIVSQLQSQQQSVSGVNLDEELTNMLQYQRTYQAAARVINMADAFLDTIINGLGANSTPVAA from the coding sequence ATGCCATCTAGCTTTTTCGGATTAGAGATCGGTTATTCGGCGCTGGCCTCCAGCCAGATCGCCCTCGATGTCGTTTCGAACAACGTGTCGAACATCAACACTCCTGGCTATGCACGGGAAACGGTAACCTTCGATGAGACCGATCCGTTTACCTTGCCTGGACTCGACAGTTTCTCGCCAGGGCAACTGGGGACAGGTACCACGATCACAGCCATCAACGAGGTGCGAGATCAGTTTCTTGATCGTCAAATTTTGGCGGCCAACTCCGATCAAAGCGCCTATAACACGCTTCAGCAGGTGCTTGGTCAGGCACAAACGGCCTTCTCCGAGCCTAGCTCGAGCGGCATAGGACAGCAGCTAACAAACTTCTTTAACGCCTTTAGCAATCTCGCCGCTAATCCAGAGGACCCCGGCATTCGCGCCACCGTTGTCAACCAAGCGGTAACCCTTACCAATGCATTCCATAACGTGAGCAATTCGCTGAGCCAACTGCTACCTAACCTCAATTCGCGCATTCAGATGGATGTACAGCAGCTCAATAGCATCACAACGCAGATCGCCACTCTGAACCATCAGATCGGGGTGAGCATCGCTGCGGGGCAACATCCAAACGATCTGATTGACAAGCGTAGCGCGTTGCTTTCTCAGCTTAGCGGCTTGGTGAACCTTCAGATTGTGGACGAGGTCAACCCTCAAACCGGGCAACCTAACGGGGAGATAGATGTGCATGTGGGAGGGTTTACTCTTGTTCAAGGCGATACCGCGGAGCCGCTTTCTTATACCTCAACCTCGGTCGGCAGTGCCAACACATTGGGGCTTGTGGACTCACAAGGAAACGCCATCCCACTTTTAGGGGGTGAGATTTACGGCCTTTTGAAGGCATCGGCGATGGTTCAGGGCTATCAGAGCCAGCTCGATACCCTTGCCTATAACCTCATCAACGCGGTGAATAGCATCCATCAAACGGGCATGGGGTTAGATGGCTCTACCGGCACCCTCTTCTTCTCTTCACCGCCTCCCCCTCCAGGTACCGGTGCGGCCGCCTCTATCTCGGTGAATTCGGCTATTATCGCCGACCCTCAAAAGATCGCAGCGGCCTCGGTTCCCACGCCACCCAATCCACTCGCACCAGGAAACGGGGATGTGGCAAGCCAAATTGCCAACCTGGCTAACACGGCCGTTATCGGCGGCGCCTCGTTAAACGATTACTATAATGCGCTGATATCCACGATTGGCTCGGACACGCAGACGGCGCAATCGCAAGCCAATAACCAACAGCAGATCGTCTCGCAGTTGCAAAGTCAACAACAGTCGGTTTCGGGTGTGAACCTGGATGAGGAGCTAACCAACATGCTGCAGTACCAGCGAACCTACCAGGCGGCGGCACGGGTGATCAATATGGCCGATGCCTTCCTA
- a CDS encoding rod-binding protein, with amino-acid sequence MDTVSSPTSAVSTTQGATPLQQQQARLKKATQEFEALFLTTLLRPTLKEMVGGDSLSDNSYEMGYYQDMMEHRLAEVLAKNGGLGLAKTLYNELAPHLRGVSTNAERKK; translated from the coding sequence ATGGATACAGTGTCCTCGCCAACATCGGCTGTTTCGACGACGCAGGGAGCTACCCCTCTACAGCAACAACAGGCGCGACTGAAGAAAGCGACGCAGGAGTTCGAGGCGCTCTTTCTCACCACACTGCTGCGCCCGACTTTGAAAGAGATGGTGGGCGGCGATTCGCTTTCTGACAACAGCTATGAGATGGGCTACTACCAAGATATGATGGAGCATCGCCTTGCCGAAGTGCTCGCCAAGAACGGTGGTTTAGGCCTAGCAAAGACGCTCTATAACGAGCTTGCACCCCATCTTCGTGGGGTGAGCACCAACGCGGAAAGGAAGAAGTAG